Within the Aythya fuligula isolate bAytFul2 unplaced genomic scaffold, bAytFul2.pri scaffold_104_arrow_ctg1, whole genome shotgun sequence genome, the region GCGGCGAGTGCGGCAAGGCCTTCAGCCGCGGTTCCACCCTCCTGGAGCACCAACGCGTCCACACCGGCGAGAAACCCTACCGCTGCGCCCAGTGCGGCGCCCGTTTCAGCCAAAACTCCACTTTGGTCCACCACCGGCGCACCCACACCGGCGAGCGGCCCTACGGCTGCCCCGAGTGCGGGAGGGCCTTTGGGCGCAAGTCGACCTTGGCCACCCACCGGCGGACCCACACGGGCGAGCGGCCCTACGGGTGCGGCGAGTGCGGGCGGCGCTTCGCCGTCAGCTCCGATTTGGCCAAGCACCGGCGGGCCCGCGGCGGGCAGCGGTGTCGGGAGGGCGGGAGGCAGCTCGGCGGGCCCGCGGCGTCGGCGGCGCACCGGGAGGGGGAGCACGGGGTGGGCGGTGGGGGTGtggtgggtggggaggggaggggtggtGGGGAGCCTTGCGGGGGACCTCGTGGTGACGGGGAATGTCGTGGTGGTGGTCAACGTTATGGTCGTGGTGGAccttgtggtggtggtgaacGTCATGGTCATGGTCATGGTGGACCTCATGGTCATGGTGGACCTCATGGTGGACCTCATGGTCATGGGGAACCTTGTGGTGAACGTCATGGTCATGGTGAATGTCATGGTCATGGTCATGGTGGACCTCATGGTGATGGTGAACCTCATGGTGAACCTCATGGTCATGGTGAACCTCATGGTCATGGTGGATGTCATGGTGATGGTCAACATCATGGTGAACCTCATGGTCATGGTGAACCCCATGGTCATGGTCATGGTGGACCTCATGGCCATGGTGAATGTCATGGTGATGGTCAACATCATGGTGAACCTCATGGTCATGGTGAACATCATGGTGGTGGTGAACATCATGGTGAACCTCATGGTCATGGTGAATGTCATGGTGGACCTCATGGTCATGGTGATCCTCATGGTGATGGTGAACCTCATGGTCATGGTGAACATTATGGTGGACCTCATGGTCATGGTGAACGTCATGGTGGACCTCATGGTCATGGTGAATGTCATGGTGATGGTCAATGTCATGGTGAACCTCATGGTCATGGTGATCCTCGCGGTGATGGTAAACCTCATGGTCAATGTCATGGCGCTGGAGAACCTCATGGTGGTGGCGAACCTCATGGTGAACCTCATGGTCATGGGGAACCTTGTGGTGAACGTCATGGTCATGGTGAACCTCATGGTCATGGTGAACCTCATGGTGAACCTCTTGGTGATGGAGAACCTCTTGGTGATGGAGAACCTCATGGTCATGGTGAACCTTGTGGTGAACCTCATGGCGACGGCGAACCTCATGGCGACGTTGGACGTCATGGTGGACGTCACGGTGCCGCCGCCCTTGGTGGTGGCGCCCGGCCTCCTGGCAACGCTAAAACTCATGGTGACACCAAAATTGGAGGTGACACCAAAATTGGAGGCGACACCAAACCCTGTGGTGACGCCAAAATTGGAGGCGACGCCAAAATTGGAGGCGATGCCAACGCCGGTGACGCCGCCGAGAGGCCGCACCGCTGCGAAGAGTGCGGCCAAGCCTTCCACCACGCCgccaccctcctcctccaccgGCAAACCCACGCcggctccttcccctgccccctcTGCCCCGAACGCTTCGAAGGCAGCGCCCAACTGGCCCGGCACCGGCGCCGGCGGCACGGCGCGGCCTCCAAACCCTACCGCTGCGAGGCCTGCGGCAAGGCCTACGCCCAACCGGCCGGTTTGCGGCACCACCAACCCGAGCAACCCTTGGCTTGCCCCCAATGCGGCGCCACCTTCTTCTGGAGTTGCCGGCTGGCCCGGCACCTCCGGGCTTGCCGCCCGCCCGCCAAACCCTACAAGTGCCCCGAGTGCGGCAAAGCCTTCGGGCAGAGCTCCAAACTCCTCCGCCACCAGGTCACCCACACCGGCGAGAAACCCTACAAGTGCCCCGAGTGCGGCAAGATCTTCAGCCAAAGCTCCAACCTGGCCGAGCACCGGCGCACCCACGGCGCCGCCCGGCGCCACTTCTGCCCCCTCTGCGGCAAGGGCTTCGCCCTGGGGTCCTACTTGGCCAAACACCGCTTGACCCACACCGGCGAGCGGCCCTACCGCTGCACCGAGTGCGGCAAGAGCTTCCGCCAGAGCTCCAACCTCATCCAACACCAACGCACCCACACCGGCGAGCGGCCCTACACCTGCGGGCTCTGCGGCAAGAGCTTCTGCCAAAACTCCCACCTGGCCAAGCACCGGCGCACCCACACCGGCGAGCGGCCCTACCGCTGCGGCGACTGCGGCAAGAGTTTCCGGCAGAGCGCCAACCTCCTGGAGCACCGGCACACCCACACCGGCGAGCGGCCCTACCGCTGCGGCCAGTGCGGGAAGACCTTCGGGTGGAGCTCGGCCTTCAGCAAGCACCAGCGCACCCACCTGGCCTGAGGGCGGCGCGGGACGGGGCCGTCGGGGTGGTCGAGGTGGTGGTTTGGGCGTGGGGGAGCATCTGGAGAAGTTCTAGGTTCATCAAGTTGGCCTAAAGCCATGGTTTTGGCTTCAAGAACCATCTTGAGAAGTTCTAGGTTCATCAAGTTGGCCTAAATCCATGGTTTCGTCTTGGAGAACCATCTCATGATCTTCGAGGTGGCCCAAATCCATGGTTTCGTCCTGGAGAACCATCTCAAGAAGTTCTAGGTTCATCAAAGTGGTCTAAAGCCATGGTTTTGGCTTCAAGAACCATCTTGAGAAGTTCTAGGTCCATCAAGTTGGCCTAAATCCGTGGTTTTTGTCTTGGAGAACCATCTCAAGATCTTCAAGGTGGCCCAAATCCATGGTTTTTGTCTTGAAGAAAGATCTCAAGAAGTTCCAGGTTCATCAAGTTGGCCTAAAGCCATGGTTTTGGGTTGGAGAACCATCTCGAGAAGTTCTAGGTTCATCAAGGTGGCCTAAAGCCATGGTTTTTGTCTTGGAGAACCATCTCAAGAAGTTCTAGGTCCATCAAGTTGGCCTAAAGCCATGGTTTTGGGTTGGAGAACCATCTCGAGAAGTTCTAGGTTCATCAAGTTGGCCTAAATCCATGGTTTTTGTCTTGAAGAAAGATCTCAAGAAGTTCCAGGTTCATCAAGTTGGCCCAAATCCATGGTTTTTGTCTTGGAGAACCATCTTGAGAAGTTCCAGGTCCATCAAGTTGGCCTAAATCCATGGTTTTGGCTTCAAGAAGCATCTCAAGAACTTTGAGTTCCATCATGGTGGCCCAAAGTCATGGTTTTTGTCTTGGAGAACCATCTCGAGAAGTTCTAGGTCCATCAAGGCGGCCTAAAGCCATGGTTTTTGTCTTGGAGAACCATCTCAAGAAGTTCTAGGTTCATCAAAGTGGCCTAAAGCCATGGTTTTGGCTTCAAGAACCATCTTGAGAAGTTCTAGGTTCATCAAGTTGGCCTAAATCCGTGGTTTTGTCTTGGAGAATCATCTCATGATCTTCGAGGTGGCCCAAAGTCATGGTTTTTGTCTTGGAGAAAGATCTCAAGAAGTTCCAGGTCCATCAAGGTGGCccaaaatcctgttttttgtCTTGGAGAACCATCTCAAGAAGTTCTAGGTCCATCAAGTTGGCCTAAAGCCATCGTTTCGTCTTGGAGAACCATCTCAAGATCTTCGAGGTGGCCCAAAGTCATGGTTTTTGTCTTGGAGAACCATCTCGAGAAGTTCTAGGTCCATCAAGGTGTCCTAAAATCCATGGTTTTTGTCTTGAAAAACCATCTCAAGAAGTTCTAGGTCCATCAAGATGTCCTAAAATCCTGGTTTTTGTCTTGAAAAACCATCTCAAGAAGTTTTAGGTCCATCAAGATGTCCTAAAATCCCGGTTTTTGTCTTGAAAAACCACCTCAAGACCTTCGAGGTGGCCCAAAGCCGTGGTTTCCCCTTGGAGGACCCCGTGTCCCAGTCCCGTCCCAGtatccccgtgtccccgtgcccccctaTCCCagtgtccccgtgtccccacgtCCTCCTGTCCCCACCACCCCAATAAATCCTGGTGAACGCTGCTGCTCTGGGCcatactgggagcactgggagggattttgggggtgctgggagcactgggaggagGTTTGGGAGGGACACTGGGGctactgggagcactgggagggatTTCGGGGggtactgggagcactgggagggattttgggggtgctgggagcactgggaggtgTTGGAGGGGCACTGGGGGTGGCTTGGAGGGgttactgggagcactgggggggAGATTCAGGggtactgggagcactgggaggagGTTTGGGAGGGATATTGGGGctactgggagcactgggagggatTTTGGGGGTACTGGGTGCACTGGGAAGTGTTGGAAGGGCACTGGGGGGgttactgggagcactgggagggatTTCTGGGggtactgggagcactgggaggccTTGgaggggcactgggagcactgggagggagGTTCGGGGggtgctgggagcactgggaggagGTTTGGGAGGgatactgggagcactgggagggatttcaggggtgctgggggcactgggaggagGTGTGGGGGGACACTGGGTgttactgggagcactgggaggcactgggagggactgggagccACGGGAGGGAGTTTTGGGGGTACATTGGAGGGTACTGGGAGGGATTTGAGCggtactgggagcactgggagggggtgtggggggatACTGGGTgttactgggagcactgggaggcactgggagggaGTTTTGGGGGGTACACTGGGGGGTACTGGGAGGTATCGGGGGGGGTACtgggagggatttggggggtaCTTGGAGGGATTGGAGGgatactgggagcactgggagggggGTTGGGGGGACACTGGGTgttactgggagcactgggaggcactgggagggactgggagcaCCGGGAGCCTTTGCGGCAGGAAGCGCCGCTCGCCCGCCACCATTGTCAGGGCCGCACAAAAAACGGCCCCATTTTGGGTGAAAAAACGCCCGGATTGGGGCCCGTGGgtgccagggagctgctggggttCTCTGGAATCCGTCCCCTttggttttggggtgaaaaagggcaaaaacGGGTCAATCGCTGGCGGGGAGCGGCCGGGGGAGCTAAGCGGAGCGAGGATTGCGTTTTGGGGTAAGAAACGGGGAAAATGGGCCCATGGctgaagggagggggggggaggggggttgAATGCTTCTGGGAGggcattttggggtgaaaaaagGGGAATTTGGGCTGGTTGTTTTCGGGGGGGGAGGTGCGGAATTAATTAATTGTGGGGATTGCgtttttggggtgaaaaaggaggaaaacagggCTGATTGTtgctgggcaggcagggagcgggATTAACTATTTGTGGGAAGgcgttttggggtgaaaaaggaggaaatcGGGCCGATCGCCCTCAGGTAGAGGAGGGGCAAAAATTAGTAATTGTCAGGATtgtgttttggggtgaaaagaggagaaatcGGGGCGATTGCTGCAACGGGGTGGTGCAAAATTAACTAGTTTGGGGGATCGTGTTTTTGTgtgaaaaagggggaaaacGGGAAAAAAATCTGCCGGGCGTGCAGGATGGGGGGTTAATTAGCTGTGCGGATCgctttttggggtgaaaaaggaGGAATTTGGGCAACATTGTtacggggtgggggggctggaAAATTAACTGATCGTGGGGATtgtgttttggggtgaaaaagggGGGAAATGGGTCGATTGCTGCTGGGCCGGCAGGAGAGGGGTTAACAGCTGGTGGGAGGGGCTTTTGGgttgaaaaatgaggaaattgGGCCGATCGCTGCAGGGtagggggggggagggaaattAACTCATTGTCGGGATTcggttttggggtgaaaaaaggggaaattgGGGTGATTGCTGCAGGGGGTGGGGGTGCAAAATTAACCGGTTCCGGGGATCGAATTTTGGGGTGAAAAGAGGGGAATTCGGGCCGATTGCTTTCAGGAATTAAGGTGCAGGATTGGTTCATTGTGTGGGTtgcattttggggtgaaaaagggggaaaatgggCTGATTGCTTCAGGGTGTTTGGGTTTAGGGTTTAAAAATAAGAGGGGGGTATTTTTGGGGTAAAAAACAAGGGAAATGGGGTAATTTATTGTGGGTGTGGGGGggcaaaattaattaattgtgAGGGTtgtgttttggggtgaaaaatgCGAGAAATGGGATAattaggtttttttttggagggtgtGCAAAATTAACAAATCTGGAGGATTAGGTTTTGGGGTGAAACAGGGTGAAAATGGGTCAATTGCTCCTAAGTGTGGGGGTGCAAAATTAACTAATTTGGGGGGTtgtgttttggggtgaaaagGGAGGAAATTGGGCCAATTGCTCTCAGGTGTCAGGgtgcaaaattaattaattttgggGATtgtgttttggggtgaaaaagggTGAAAATGGGGTAATGGCTCTCAGGAATGGGAGtgtgaaattaattaattgtgGGGATtgcattttggggtgaaaaagtGGGAAATTGGGCCAATTGCTCTCAGGTGTTGGGttgcaaaattaattaattatggAAATtgtgttttggggtgaaaaagggagaaaatggggTGATGGCTCTCAGGAATTGGGGTGCAGAATTAATTAATTGTGGCAATtgcattttggggtgaaaagGGAGGAAATTGGGCCAATTGCTCTCAGGTGTAAGGGTGCAAAATTAACTAATTTTTGGGATTTTCTTTTGGGGTAAAAAGGGGTGAAAATGGGGTAATGGCTCTCAGGAATGGGGGtgtgaaattaattaattctagGGATtgcattttggggtgaaaaagtGGGAAAATGGGACGATTGCTCTCAGGTAAAGGGGTGCAAGATTAATTAATTTGTGGGGCTacattttggggtgaaaaaggaggaaattggGCCAGTTGCTCTTAGGTGTCAGGgtgcaaaattaattaattttgggGATtgtgttttggggtgaaaaagcGTGAAAATGGGGTGATGGCTCTCAGGAATGGGGGtgtgaaattaattaattgtgGCAATtgcattttggggtgaaaaaggaggaaattggGCCAATTGCTCTCAGGTAAAGGTGTACAAAATTAACTAATTTGTGGGGTTacattttggggtgaaaaaggcaaaaaatagaaaaggctTTTTTGGGGCAAAAGCAGGAGATATGACGACCGTAACGCGCCCCAGACGAAGGGCATTTTGGGTGAAAAACGGAccaatttgggaaaaaaatgatttttttttttttaaatttctcctttttgcccttttttgcCCCATTTCGGCAGGCGCCGCCATGGAGGGCGGGGAGGAGCCGCAGCGGGCCGGGGCCGCTGACGGCGGCGACGAGCCCCGCGCAGGTGAGGACGTGGGGACGGCTTCATTTTTGGGGCAAAAaggggggaaatgggggaaaaaaatgggggtGGGGCTTTGTGGTCGTATGGGGGGCCACCAGGAGACGTTCTCCGTGGAGGACGTCTTGAGGTGGTCAAGGGTTGGCCAACTGGAAGACGTCATCCATGGAGGACGTCTCAACGGGGTCATGGGTTGGCCAACTGGAAGAGGTTCTCCATGGAGGACATCTCAATGTGGTCATGGGTTGGCCAACTGGGAGACGTTCTCCATGAAGACATCTTGAGGTGGTCATGGGTTGGCCAACTGGAAGACGTTCTCCATGGAGAACCTTCTCTACATGGCCATACGTTGACGTTCTCCATGGAGGACGTCTTGAGGTGGTCATGGGTTGACCCAACAGAAGACGTTCTCCATGGAGGACACCTCAACGGGGTCATGGGTTGGCCAACTGGAAGACGTTCTCCATCAAGAACATCTTGACATGGTCATGGGTTGGCCAACTGGAAGACGTCCTCCATGGAGAACCTTCTCTACATGGCCATACGTTGACGTTCTCCATGGAGGACATCTTGACGTGGTCATGGGTTGGCCAACTGGGAGACGTCCTCCATGGAGAACGTCTTGAGGTGGTCATGGGTTGGCCAACTGGAAGACGTTCTCCATCAAGAACATCTTGACATGGTCATGGGTTGGCCAACTGGGAGATGTTCTCCATGGAGGACACCTCAACGTGGTCATGGGTTGGCCAACTGGAAGATGTTCTCCATGAAGACATCTTGAGGTGGTCATGGGTTGGCCAACTGGAAGACGTCCTCCATGGAGAACGTCTTGAGGTGGTCATGGGTTGGCCAACTGGAAGAGGTTCTCCATGGAGAACGTCAACGTATGGCCGTGTAGAGAAGGTTCTCCATGGAGAACGTCTTGACGTGGTCATGGGTTGGCCAACTGGAAGACGTTCTCCATCAAGAACATCTTGACGTGGTCATGGGTTGGCCAACCAGGAGATGTTCTCCATGGAGGACGTCTCCAACGTCGTCATTTGATGACCCAAGAGACGTTCTCCATGGAGAACATCTCAATGTGGCCATACTTTGACCTACCACAAGACGTTCTCCATGGAGAACCTTCTCTACACGGCCATATGTTGACGTTCTCCATGGAGGACGTCTTGACGTGGTCATGGGTTGGCCAACCAGGAGATGTTCTCCATGGAGGACGTCTCCAACGTGGTCGTTTGATGACCCAAGAGACATTCTCCATCGAGGAACGTCTTGACGTGGTCATGGGTTGGCCAACTGGGAGACGTTCTCCATGGAGAACGTCTTGAGGTGGTCATGGGTTGGCCAACCGGGAGACGTCCTCCATGGAGAACCTTCTCTACACGGCCATACGTTGACGTTCTCCATGGAGGACATCTTGAGGTGGTCATGGGTTGGCCAACTGGAAGAGGTTCTCCATCAAGAACATCTCAACGTGGTCATGGGTTGGCCAACTGGGAGACGTTCTCCATGGAGGACGTCTTGACGTGGTCATGGGTTGGCCAACTGGGAGACGTTCTCCATGGAGGACACCTCAATGGGGTCATGGGTTGGCCAACTGGAAGACGTTCTCCATCAAGAACATCTTGATGTGGTCATGGGTTGGCCAACTGGGAGACGTCATCCATGGAGGACATCTCAACGGGGTCATGGGTTGGCCAACTGGAAGACGTCATCCATGGAGAACGTCTTGAGGTGGTCATGGGTTGGCCAACTGGAAGAGGTTCTCCATGGAGGACACCTCAACGGGGTCATGGGTTGGCCAACTGGAAGAGGTTCTCTATGGAGGACGTCTCAACGTGGTCATGGGTTGGCCAACTGGGAGACGTTCTCCATCAAGAACATCTCAACGTGGTCATGGGTTGGCCAACTGGAAGACGTTCTCCATCAAGAACGTCTTGAGGTGGTCATGGGTTGGCCAACTGGAAGACGTTCTCCATGGAGAACCTTCTCTACACAGCCATACGTTGACGTTCTCCATGGAGGACGTCTTGAGGTGGTCATGGGTTGACCCAACAGAAGACGTTCTCCATGGAGGACATCTCAACGGGGTCATGGGTTGGCCAACTGGGAGACGTTCTCCATCAAGAACATCTCAACGTGGTCATGGGTTGACCCACCACGAGACGTTCTCCGCGTAGAACCCGCGCGTTCCTCACCCCCAACCCCTCAaacccttctcctcccctcccctagCCCCACCGCCGCCCCCTGCCGACCACCCCCGCGGCTTCATCAACCTCCTGGGCCTCCTTGAACCCCCGACCACCACCCcgaccaccaccaccaccgcgACCACCACCACCGCGACCACCGCCACCAGTGGGCGCGCCAAACCCTACCGCTGCACCGAGTGCGGCCGGACCTTCGGCCAGAGCTCCAACCTCTTGGAGCACCTCCGCACCCACACCGGCGAGCGCCCCTACTcctgcccccgctgccccaAGAGCTTCGGCCGCAGCTCCACCTTGGCCGAGCACCTCCGCACCCACACCGGCGAGCGCCCCTACTCCTGCCCCACCTGCTCCCGGACCTTCAGCCGCAGCTCCACCTTGACCGAGCACCGGCGCACCCACACCGGCGAGACCCCCTTCGCCTGCCCCGAGTGCGGGAGGCCCTTCGGGAGGACCTCCAACCTCCTCAAGCACCTCCGCACCCACACCGGCGAGAAGCCCTACGCCTGCCCCCGCTGCGGCAAGGCCTTCAGCCTCAGCTCCAACCTCCTCAAGCACGAGCGGACCCACACCGGCGAGAAGCCCTTCCCTTGCCCCCGCTGCCCCAAGCGCTTCAAGAAGAAGACCCACTTGGCCTCCCACCAGCGCACCCACACCGGCGAGCGGCCCTACCGCTGCGGCGACTGCGGCAAGGCCTTCGGCCAGAGCTCCACCCTCATCGAGCACCAGCGCACCCACACCGGCGAG harbors:
- the LOC116501491 gene encoding zinc finger protein 497-like, with translation MEEVGSPPVPEDGGDDGGGGATSSPLPPPPPLIPHAKEDDDDDDEEEEEEEEEEEAEGAPYRCGECGKAFAQSSNLLKHRRVHTGERPYRCGECGKAFGWSSSLLEHRKGHAGARPHACGECGKAFSRGSTLLEHQRVHTGEKPYRCAQCGARFSQNSTLVHHRRTHTGERPYGCPECGRAFGRKSTLATHRRTHTGERPYGCGECGRRFAVSSDLAKHRRARGGQKPYKCPECGKAFGQSSKLLRHQVTHTGEKPYKCPECGKIFSQSSNLAEHRRTHGAARRHFCPLCGKGFALGSYLAKHRLTHTGERPYRCTECGKSFRQSSNLIQHQRTHTGERPYTCGLCGKSFCQNSHLAKHRRTHTGERPYRCGDCGKSFRQSANLLEHRHTHTGERPYRCGQCGKTFGWSSAFSKHQRTHLA
- the LOC116501489 gene encoding zinc finger protein 239-like gives rise to the protein MEGGEEPQRAGAADGGDEPRAAPPPPPADHPRGFINLLGLLEPPTTTPTTTTTATTTTATTATSGRAKPYRCTECGRTFGQSSNLLEHLRTHTGERPYSCPRCPKSFGRSSTLAEHLRTHTGERPYSCPTCSRTFSRSSTLTEHRRTHTGETPFACPECGRPFGRTSNLLKHLRTHTGEKPYACPRCGKAFSLSSNLLKHERTHTGEKPFPCPRCPKRFKKKTHLASHQRTHTGERPYRCGDCGKAFGQSSTLIEHQRTHTGERPYRCGACGKSFCVSSNLVKHRRIHTGEKPYGCGRCGKRFRYKPQFTRHLQGHPEEVPACGP